A region from the Lolium perenne isolate Kyuss_39 chromosome 4, Kyuss_2.0, whole genome shotgun sequence genome encodes:
- the LOC139839223 gene encoding uncharacterized protein yields MAALMDEELAVAAATRDAAGDDEHLAILVSLLAMIAEEYKPFIGGSASGRRKSKPRQRMEGYRMLYADYFADDPLHGDTIFRHHFRMSRKLFLKIVENLREIDYFKLKRDAVNSTTIDCMYRFYKAIVVVFGETYLRTPTDTTRILAQNSERDFPRMLVSSCKC; encoded by the exons ATGGCCGCGCTCATGGACGAGGAGCTCGCTGTCGCGGCTGCGACCAGGGACGCCGCTGGAGACGACGAGCATCTGGCGATCCTCGTCTCCCTCTTGGCCATGATCGCCGAGGAGTACAAGCCTTTCATTGGTGGCTCCGCGTCGGGCCGCCGCAAGAGCAAGCCAAGGCAGAGGATGGAAGGGTACCGCATGCTCTACGCCGACTATTTCGCCGACGATCCATTGCACGGCGACACCATATTCCGCCATCATTTTCGGATGAGTAGGAAACTCTTTCTGAAGATAGTTGAGAATTTGAGGGAGATCGACTATTTCAAATTGAAGAGAGACGCCGTCA ATTCCACGACCATTGATTGCATGTACAGATTCTACAAGGCAATTGTGGTGGTGTTTGGAGAGACCTATCTGCGCACACCTACAGACACAACTCGGATATTGGCACAAAATTCAGAGAGAGATTTTCCTAGGATGCTTGTGTCCTCTTGCAAATGTTGA